One region of Oxalobacteraceae bacterium OTU3CAMAD1 genomic DNA includes:
- the ilvA gene encoding threonine ammonia-lyase, biosynthetic: MTIDYLKKILTARVYDVADETPLELAPTLSQRYENRIYFKREDMQSVFSFKIRGAYNKMAHLSDAQRKRGVICASAGNHAQGVALSAAKLGCRALIVMPTTTPQVKIDAVKARGGADVEVVLHGESYTDAYNHALTLEQEQKLTFVHPFDDPDVIAGQGTIGMEILRQHSGPIHAIFVAIGGGGLIAGVASYVKAIRPDIKIIGVQTIDSDAMARSIKAGERVTLADVGLFSDGTAVRLVGEETFRIARELVDDIIIVDTDAISAAIKDVFTDTRSILEPAGALAIAGAKAYIERAAMTKDPIRNETLITIACGANMNFDRLRFVAERAELGEAREAVFAVTLPEQRGSFKRFCSLVGPRNVTEFNYRISDKDEAHVFVGVQIADRGESGALARKFEEHDFKTLDLTHDELAKAHIRHLVGGKSGLAKDELLYRFEFPERPGALMRFLDSMAPNWNISLCHYRSQGGDVGRILIGLQVPSEEMGAFAQFLTTLGYRYWDESANPVYKLFLG; encoded by the coding sequence ATGACTATCGACTATCTGAAGAAAATCCTGACCGCGCGCGTCTATGACGTCGCTGATGAAACCCCGCTGGAACTCGCGCCGACCCTGTCGCAGCGCTACGAGAACCGAATTTATTTCAAGCGCGAGGACATGCAGAGCGTGTTCAGCTTCAAGATTCGCGGCGCCTACAACAAGATGGCCCACCTGAGCGACGCCCAGCGCAAGCGCGGCGTCATCTGCGCCTCGGCCGGTAACCACGCCCAGGGCGTGGCGCTGTCGGCGGCCAAGCTGGGCTGCCGCGCGCTGATCGTCATGCCGACCACCACCCCGCAAGTGAAGATCGACGCCGTCAAGGCGCGCGGCGGCGCCGACGTCGAGGTGGTGCTGCACGGCGAGTCCTATACCGACGCCTACAACCACGCGCTGACCCTGGAGCAGGAACAGAAGCTGACTTTCGTCCATCCGTTCGACGATCCGGACGTCATCGCCGGCCAGGGCACCATCGGCATGGAAATCCTGCGCCAGCATTCCGGTCCGATCCACGCCATCTTCGTGGCCATCGGCGGCGGCGGCCTGATCGCCGGCGTGGCCTCGTACGTCAAGGCGATCCGTCCGGACATCAAGATCATCGGCGTGCAGACCATCGATTCGGACGCCATGGCGCGCAGCATCAAGGCGGGAGAGCGCGTCACCCTGGCCGACGTCGGCCTGTTCTCCGACGGCACCGCCGTGCGCCTGGTCGGCGAGGAAACCTTCCGCATCGCGCGCGAACTGGTCGACGACATCATCATCGTCGACACCGACGCCATCAGCGCCGCCATCAAGGATGTGTTCACCGACACCCGCAGCATCCTGGAGCCGGCCGGCGCGCTGGCCATCGCCGGCGCCAAGGCCTATATCGAGCGCGCGGCCATGACCAAGGACCCGATCAGGAACGAGACCCTGATCACCATCGCCTGCGGCGCCAACATGAATTTCGACCGCCTGCGCTTCGTCGCCGAGCGCGCCGAACTGGGCGAGGCGCGCGAGGCGGTGTTTGCCGTCACCTTGCCGGAGCAGCGCGGCAGCTTCAAGCGCTTCTGCTCGCTGGTGGGGCCGCGCAATGTGACCGAGTTCAACTACCGCATCAGCGACAAGGACGAGGCGCACGTGTTCGTCGGCGTGCAGATCGCCGACCGCGGCGAGTCCGGCGCGCTGGCGCGCAAGTTCGAGGAGCACGATTTCAAGACGTTGGACCTGACCCACGACGAGCTGGCCAAGGCCCACATCCGCCACCTGGTCGGCGGCAAGAGCGGGCTGGCCAAGGACGAGCTGCTGTACCGCTTCGAGTTTCCGGAGCGCCCGGGCGCGCTGATGCGCTTCCTCGACAGCATGGCGCCGAACTGGAACATCTCGCTGTGCCATTACCGCAGCCAGGGCGGCGACGTCGGCCGCATCCTGATCGGTTTGCAGGTGCCGTCCGAGGAGATGGGGGCCTTCGCGCAGTTCCTCACCACGCTCGGCTACCGCTATTGGGACGAGAGCGCCAATCCGGTCTACAAGCTGTTCCTGGGCTAG
- a CDS encoding DedA family protein, which yields MIESAIAWLLNVLAAPEVGLTSVFIISFVSATLVPLGSEPAVFAVIKANPELFWSAIGVATVGNTLGGAVDYWIGYQAKTTFAKERKSRWFHWLERYGAKTMLLAWLPGIGDPLCTLGGWLKLPFWPSLAYMAVGKLLRYLTMTTLLLYVPDGVWHRIGQMLG from the coding sequence ATGATCGAATCTGCAATCGCCTGGCTGCTCAATGTGCTCGCGGCGCCGGAAGTGGGCCTGACATCGGTCTTCATCATCAGTTTCGTCTCCGCCACCCTGGTGCCGCTGGGCTCGGAACCGGCGGTGTTCGCGGTGATCAAGGCCAATCCCGAGCTGTTCTGGAGCGCCATCGGCGTGGCCACCGTCGGCAACACCCTCGGCGGCGCCGTCGATTACTGGATCGGCTACCAGGCCAAGACCACCTTCGCCAAGGAGCGCAAGAGCCGCTGGTTCCATTGGCTGGAGCGCTATGGCGCCAAGACCATGCTGCTGGCCTGGCTCCCCGGCATCGGCGATCCGCTGTGCACCTTGGGCGGCTGGCTCAAACTGCCTTTCTGGCCCAGCCTGGCCTACATGGCCGTCGGTAAACTGCTGCGCTACCTGACCATGACCACGTTGCTGTTGTATGTGCCGGACGGCGTCTGGCACCGGATCGGGCAAATGCTGGGCTAA